The following proteins come from a genomic window of Micromonospora echinofusca:
- a CDS encoding phosphoglyceromutase has translation MTASEGPTVGTLVLLRHGESDWNAKNLFTGWVDVDLTEKGETEARRGGELLREHDLLPDVVHTSVMRRAIRTAELALNAADRHWIAVRRSWRLNERHYGALQGKNKKQTLEEYGEEQFMLWRRSYDTPPPPIADDDEFSQVGDPRYALLPSELMPRTECLKDVVERMLPYWYDSIVPDILAGRTVLVAAHGNSLRALVKHLDQVSDSAIAKLNIPTGIPLRYDLDPQLRPLTLGGTYLDPAAAKAAAAAVANQGR, from the coding sequence TGCTGCGGCACGGCGAGAGCGACTGGAACGCCAAGAACCTCTTCACCGGCTGGGTCGACGTCGACCTGACGGAGAAGGGCGAGACCGAGGCGCGCCGCGGCGGCGAACTGCTGCGCGAGCACGACCTGCTGCCGGACGTGGTGCACACCAGCGTGATGCGCCGCGCGATCCGCACCGCCGAACTGGCGCTGAACGCCGCCGACCGGCACTGGATCGCGGTGCGGCGGTCGTGGCGGCTCAACGAGCGGCACTACGGCGCCCTCCAGGGCAAGAACAAGAAGCAGACCCTGGAGGAGTACGGCGAGGAGCAGTTCATGCTCTGGCGCCGCTCGTACGACACCCCGCCGCCGCCGATCGCCGACGACGACGAGTTCTCGCAGGTCGGCGACCCGCGCTACGCGCTGCTGCCGAGCGAGCTGATGCCCCGCACCGAGTGCCTCAAGGACGTCGTCGAGCGGATGCTGCCGTACTGGTACGACTCGATCGTGCCGGACATCCTGGCCGGCCGGACGGTGCTGGTGGCCGCGCACGGCAACTCGCTGCGCGCCCTGGTCAAGCACCTGGACCAGGTCTCCGACTCCGCGATCGCCAAGCTGAACATCCCCACGGGCATCCCGCTGCGCTACGACCTGGACCCGCAGCTGCGCCCGCTCACCCTGGGCGGCACGTACCTGGACCCGGCCGCCGCGAAGGCGGCCGCCGCCGCGGTGGCCAACCAGGGCCGCTGA
- the phoU gene encoding phosphate signaling complex protein PhoU, with amino-acid sequence MRDEFRADLQIVSQLLVDMAEGVRAAMRQATHALLTADRRAAETVIERDAEIDELYRHVEERVCDLLARQAPVASDLRAMITALHVAADLERMGDLADHVAKTALRRHPSPAVPAELRPTFTDMAAIADRMAIKIGAVLAKPDADLAAELDGDDDAMDDLHRSLFGLLLGEDWPYGVETAIDATLLGRFYERFADHAVNAGEHVVYLITGQSAPTPN; translated from the coding sequence ATGCGCGACGAGTTCCGGGCTGACCTGCAGATCGTCAGCCAGCTGCTGGTGGACATGGCGGAGGGGGTCCGGGCCGCGATGCGGCAGGCCACCCACGCCCTGCTCACCGCGGACCGCCGGGCGGCCGAGACGGTGATCGAGCGGGACGCCGAGATCGACGAGCTCTACCGGCACGTCGAGGAGCGGGTCTGCGACCTGCTCGCCCGGCAGGCCCCCGTCGCCTCCGACCTGCGCGCGATGATCACCGCGCTGCACGTCGCGGCCGACCTGGAGCGGATGGGCGACCTGGCCGACCACGTCGCCAAGACCGCCCTGCGCCGGCACCCCTCGCCGGCCGTGCCGGCGGAGTTGCGGCCGACCTTCACCGACATGGCGGCCATCGCCGACCGGATGGCCATCAAGATCGGCGCGGTGCTCGCCAAGCCCGACGCCGACCTCGCCGCCGAACTCGACGGCGACGACGACGCCATGGACGACCTGCACCGCAGCCTGTTCGGGCTGCTGCTCGGCGAGGACTGGCCGTACGGGGTGGAGACCGCCATCGACGCCACCCTGCTCGGCCGCTTCTACGAGCGCTTCGCCGACCACGCCGTCAACGCCGGCGAACACGTGGTCTACCTGATCACCGGGCAGAGCGCCCCCACCCCGAACTGA
- a CDS encoding sensor histidine kinase, protein MEWAVTVAVAVGLAVGLIAGVLMPRFVPALGDRATRAGSRSGFPNTSGRLPIAEDPQSGIGRRTIDSLRAGVVVLDPDDLPVLVNPAARAMGLLRTGPTQGSIAAHPLIRTLAGQVRRTGVRREIELDLPRGRDNAGVNPLGVHLRAMGIGAGFIAVEASDVTESHRLARVRRDFVANVSHELKTPIGALQLLAEALLDATEPAGAGAPDLSEDLVAARRFAERIQHESTRLGRLVQELLELTRLQGAEPQPPPEPVAVDWVIAEVIDRTRTSAAARRIEVTVDAERGLTVHGSDTQLATAVSNLVENAVNYSGEDTTVRITARATDEHVEISVADQGIGIAPTDVDRIFERFYRADQARSRSTGGTGLGLAIVKHIAGNHGGRVEVSSTLGGGSTFTLRLPTRPPDEVPAIPPSAGIEAAPAELRQA, encoded by the coding sequence GTGGAATGGGCGGTGACGGTCGCGGTGGCCGTGGGACTGGCGGTCGGGCTGATCGCCGGGGTGCTTATGCCCCGGTTCGTCCCGGCGCTGGGCGACCGCGCCACGCGGGCGGGGAGCCGGTCCGGCTTCCCCAACACCTCCGGGAGGCTCCCGATAGCCGAGGATCCGCAGTCCGGGATCGGTCGCCGGACCATCGATTCGCTGCGGGCCGGCGTGGTCGTACTCGACCCCGACGACCTGCCCGTCCTGGTCAACCCGGCCGCCCGCGCGATGGGGCTGCTCCGCACCGGCCCCACCCAGGGCTCGATCGCCGCCCACCCCCTGATCCGTACGCTCGCCGGGCAGGTGCGGCGCACCGGCGTGCGGCGCGAGATCGAGCTTGACCTGCCCCGGGGCCGCGACAACGCCGGGGTGAACCCGCTCGGGGTGCACCTGCGGGCGATGGGGATCGGGGCCGGCTTCATCGCCGTCGAGGCGTCCGACGTGACCGAGTCGCACCGGCTGGCGCGCGTCCGGCGCGACTTCGTCGCGAACGTCAGCCACGAGCTCAAGACCCCGATCGGGGCCCTCCAGCTCCTCGCCGAGGCGCTGCTGGACGCCACCGAGCCGGCCGGCGCGGGCGCGCCCGACCTCTCCGAGGACCTGGTCGCCGCCCGCCGGTTCGCCGAGCGCATCCAGCACGAGTCGACCCGGCTGGGCCGCCTCGTGCAGGAGCTGCTGGAGCTGACCCGGCTCCAGGGCGCCGAGCCGCAGCCGCCGCCGGAGCCGGTCGCGGTCGACTGGGTCATCGCCGAGGTGATCGACCGGACCCGCACCTCCGCCGCCGCCCGCCGGATCGAGGTGACCGTCGACGCCGAGCGGGGCCTGACCGTCCACGGCAGCGACACCCAGCTCGCCACGGCCGTGTCCAACCTGGTGGAGAACGCCGTCAACTACTCGGGCGAGGACACCACCGTCCGGATCACCGCGCGCGCCACCGACGAACACGTGGAGATCTCCGTCGCCGACCAGGGCATCGGGATCGCCCCGACCGACGTCGACCGGATCTTCGAGCGGTTCTACCGGGCCGACCAGGCCCGGTCCCGTTCCACCGGCGGCACCGGCCTGGGGCTGGCCATCGTGAAACACATCGCCGGCAACCATGGCGGAAGGGTGGAGGTGTCGAGCACTCTTGGTGGTGGATCGACGTTCACCCTCCGGCTGCCCACCCGTCCCCCCGACGAGGTCCCGGCGATACCGCCCTCCGCTGGGATCGAGGCCGCTCCGGCCGAACTCCGGCAGGCCTGA
- a CDS encoding response regulator transcription factor has protein sequence MSRVLVVEDEESFSDALSYMLRKEGFEVSVAATGTSALTEFDRTGADIVLLDLMLPEMSGTEVCRQLRQRSHVPIIMVTARDSEIDKVVGLEIGADDYVTKPYSPRELVARIRAVLRRQSAEAAESGGPTLAAGPVRMDIERHVVTVDGAPVQLPLKEFELLELLLRNAGRVLTRGQLIDRVWGADYVGDTKTLDVHVKRLRSKVEPEPSAPRFIVTVRGLGYKFEP, from the coding sequence TTGAGCCGCGTTCTGGTGGTCGAGGACGAGGAGTCGTTCTCCGACGCCCTGTCGTACATGCTCCGCAAGGAGGGTTTCGAGGTCTCCGTCGCCGCGACGGGCACCTCCGCCCTCACCGAGTTCGACCGGACCGGCGCCGACATCGTGCTGCTCGACCTGATGTTGCCCGAGATGTCCGGTACCGAGGTGTGCCGGCAGCTCCGGCAGCGCTCGCACGTGCCGATCATCATGGTCACCGCCCGGGACAGTGAGATCGACAAGGTGGTCGGCCTGGAGATCGGCGCCGACGACTACGTGACCAAGCCGTACTCGCCCCGGGAGCTGGTCGCCCGGATCCGGGCGGTGCTGCGGCGGCAGAGCGCCGAGGCCGCCGAGTCGGGTGGCCCGACGCTGGCCGCCGGCCCGGTGCGGATGGACATCGAGCGGCACGTGGTGACCGTCGACGGCGCCCCCGTGCAGCTTCCGCTCAAGGAGTTCGAGCTGCTGGAGCTGCTGCTGCGCAACGCCGGCCGGGTGCTCACCCGGGGCCAGCTCATCGACCGGGTCTGGGGGGCCGACTACGTCGGCGACACCAAGACCCTCGACGTGCACGTCAAGCGGCTGCGCTCCAAGGTCGAGCCGGAGCCGTCCGCGCCGCGCTTCATCGTCACCGTGCGGGGTCTGGGCTACAAGTTCGAGCCCTGA
- a CDS encoding Ppx/GppA phosphatase family protein gives MRLGVLDVGSNTVHLLVVDAHPGAHPWPAHSEKVVLRLAEQISPDGALTEAGADGLVKAVGMAKAAAVGLGADDLIAFATSAVRDATNAAEVLARVRDEAGVRLEVLPGADEARLTFLAVRRWFGWSAGRLLVLDIGGGSLELAAGIDEDPAVAVSLPLGAGRLTRDRLRVTPDSAAPPPAEAVEELRAYVDGLLEPVVAQLTEVGWERPVATSKTFRTLARLAGAAPSGAGLWAPRRLTRAGLRQVLAFIRHIPPAQLVELEGVSAGRAHQLLAGAVVAEAVLRQLDVDALDVCPWALREGVILRRLDQLGPV, from the coding sequence ATGCGACTGGGTGTCCTCGACGTCGGTTCCAACACGGTGCACCTGCTGGTGGTCGACGCCCATCCCGGGGCGCACCCCTGGCCGGCGCACTCGGAGAAGGTCGTGCTGCGGCTGGCCGAGCAGATCAGCCCGGACGGTGCGCTCACCGAGGCCGGCGCGGACGGCCTGGTCAAGGCGGTCGGCATGGCCAAGGCGGCGGCCGTCGGGCTCGGCGCCGACGACCTGATCGCGTTCGCCACCTCCGCCGTCCGCGACGCCACCAACGCCGCCGAGGTGCTGGCCCGGGTGCGCGACGAGGCTGGCGTACGCCTGGAGGTGCTGCCGGGCGCGGACGAGGCGCGGCTGACCTTCCTCGCGGTGCGGCGCTGGTTCGGCTGGTCGGCGGGCCGGCTGCTGGTGCTGGACATCGGCGGCGGCTCGCTGGAGCTCGCCGCCGGCATCGACGAGGACCCGGCCGTCGCGGTCTCCCTGCCGCTCGGCGCCGGCCGGCTCACCCGCGACCGCCTCCGGGTGACCCCCGACAGCGCGGCGCCGCCGCCGGCCGAGGCCGTCGAGGAGCTGCGGGCGTACGTCGACGGGCTGCTCGAACCGGTCGTCGCGCAGCTGACCGAGGTGGGCTGGGAGCGGCCGGTGGCCACGTCGAAGACGTTCCGGACCCTGGCCCGGCTGGCCGGCGCGGCCCCCTCCGGCGCCGGCCTGTGGGCGCCGCGCCGGCTCACCCGCGCCGGCCTGCGGCAGGTGCTCGCGTTCATCCGGCACATCCCGCCGGCCCAGCTCGTCGAGCTGGAGGGGGTCAGTGCCGGCCGGGCCCACCAGCTGCTCGCCGGGGCGGTCGTCGCCGAGGCCGTGCTGCGCCAACTGGACGTCGACGCGCTGGACGTCTGCCCCTGGGCGCTGCGCGAGGGCGTCATCCTGCGCCGCCTGGACCAGCTCGGTCCGGTGTGA
- a CDS encoding sugar phosphate isomerase/epimerase family protein, whose protein sequence is MTSRVPVLLSTSSVFPERTAAAFQLAAALGYDGVEVMVWTDAVSQDVGALRGLAEHYGVPVLSVHAPCLLVTQRVWSPDPWERLRRSAEMAATLGAPTVVVHPPFTWQRDYARSFADGLAAIAADYPDLRFPVENMYPVRMAGRQFVPYVPGWDPTETGYASYTLDLSHCAASHTDSLAMADRMGAGLAHVHLGDGTGEGRDEHLVPGRGTQPCGELLSSLAGRGFTGSVAVEVTTRGAKSRAVREADLREALAFARQHLGTPSPVDA, encoded by the coding sequence GTGACTTCCCGCGTCCCGGTGCTCCTGTCCACGTCCTCGGTCTTCCCTGAGCGGACCGCGGCGGCGTTCCAGCTCGCCGCCGCCCTCGGCTACGACGGCGTCGAGGTGATGGTCTGGACGGACGCCGTCAGCCAGGACGTCGGCGCGCTGCGCGGGCTCGCCGAGCACTACGGCGTCCCGGTGCTCTCCGTCCACGCGCCCTGCCTGCTGGTCACCCAGCGGGTCTGGAGCCCCGACCCCTGGGAGCGGCTGCGCCGCTCGGCCGAGATGGCGGCGACGCTCGGGGCGCCCACCGTGGTGGTGCACCCGCCGTTCACCTGGCAGCGGGACTACGCGCGCAGCTTCGCCGACGGGCTCGCCGCGATCGCCGCCGACTACCCGGACCTGCGCTTCCCGGTGGAGAACATGTACCCGGTCCGGATGGCGGGCCGGCAGTTCGTGCCGTACGTGCCGGGTTGGGACCCGACCGAGACCGGCTACGCCTCCTACACGCTCGACCTGTCGCACTGCGCCGCCTCGCACACCGACTCGCTGGCGATGGCCGACCGGATGGGCGCCGGCCTGGCCCACGTGCACCTCGGCGACGGCACCGGCGAGGGCCGCGACGAGCACCTGGTACCGGGCCGCGGCACCCAGCCGTGCGGCGAGCTGCTCTCCTCGCTGGCCGGGCGCGGGTTCACCGGCTCGGTCGCCGTGGAGGTCACCACCCGGGGCGCGAAGAGCCGCGCGGTGCGGGAGGCCGACCTGCGAGAGGCGCTGGCGTTCGCCCGCCAGCACCTCGGCACGCCGTCCCCGGTCGACGCCTGA
- a CDS encoding CGNR zinc finger domain-containing protein encodes MNFDAYARTGVDLVNARLDDLDDLRALFPDDNAWMRDEVAERDLATFRRAQKRLRDVFEYGTSGRDAQAVTELNAMLEAFPVQPRISGHDSSDWHMHVTSRGASVSAEYLAGAAWGLSVWLCEYGSARFGVCADERCGNVYLDTSSNCCRRFCSERCATRSHVAAHRARKRAAIGEQAGAGTKESLTTVV; translated from the coding sequence GTGAACTTCGACGCGTACGCCCGGACCGGCGTTGACCTCGTCAACGCCCGCCTGGACGACCTCGACGACCTGCGGGCCCTCTTCCCCGACGACAACGCGTGGATGCGCGACGAGGTGGCGGAGCGGGACCTGGCGACATTCCGGCGGGCGCAGAAGCGGTTGCGCGACGTCTTCGAGTACGGCACCTCCGGGCGGGACGCCCAGGCGGTGACCGAGCTCAACGCCATGCTGGAGGCGTTCCCGGTGCAGCCCCGCATTTCCGGGCACGACTCCAGCGACTGGCACATGCACGTGACCAGCCGGGGCGCCTCCGTGAGCGCCGAATACCTGGCCGGCGCGGCCTGGGGGCTGTCGGTCTGGCTCTGCGAGTACGGCAGCGCCCGGTTCGGGGTGTGCGCCGACGAGCGCTGCGGCAACGTCTACCTGGACACCTCGTCGAACTGCTGCCGGCGGTTCTGCTCGGAACGCTGCGCCACCCGCTCGCACGTCGCCGCCCACCGCGCCCGCAAGCGCGCGGCCATCGGCGAGCAGGCCGGCGCGGGCACCAAGGAATCGCTCACCACGGTCGTCTGA
- a CDS encoding glutathionylspermidine synthase family protein, which translates to MRRESVTPRPDWDATIRSQGLVYVDTELPDGGIMSYWDETAAYAFELDEVLRLEEATEELHRMSVAAAEHVVARRRHAEFGIPDWAAEAVARSLREAPPTLYGRFDLAYDGSWPPKMLEYNADTPTALVEASIVQWYWLEHTRPELDQWNSLHERLVGAWAKIGAGLHDRRVHVLWSNEEESGEDHMTAGYLAETARQAGLEVTLQPIQHIGWDGRRFVDAADQPVTTCFKLYPWEWMLAEPYGPLALEPGTPTTWIEPAWKLLLSNKALLAVLWELYPGHELLLPAYLDSPRGMPEYVAKPLLGREGGSVRIVTGDTEITNPGIYGDEGWCYQEFRALPEFAGNRMVLGSWIVDGESAGVGVRESASLITDGYARFLPHYIDAPRAP; encoded by the coding sequence GTGCGCCGGGAGTCGGTCACCCCCCGCCCGGACTGGGACGCCACGATCCGTTCCCAGGGCCTGGTGTACGTCGACACCGAGCTGCCCGACGGCGGCATCATGTCGTACTGGGACGAGACCGCCGCGTACGCGTTCGAGCTGGACGAGGTGCTGCGGCTGGAGGAGGCGACCGAGGAGCTGCACCGGATGTCGGTCGCCGCCGCCGAACACGTCGTCGCCCGCCGCCGCCACGCCGAGTTCGGCATCCCGGACTGGGCGGCCGAGGCCGTGGCCCGGTCGCTGCGCGAGGCGCCCCCCACCCTCTACGGGCGCTTCGACCTGGCCTACGACGGCAGCTGGCCGCCGAAGATGCTGGAATACAACGCCGACACCCCCACCGCGCTGGTCGAGGCGAGCATCGTCCAGTGGTACTGGCTGGAGCACACCCGGCCGGAGCTGGACCAGTGGAACAGCCTGCACGAACGCCTCGTCGGCGCCTGGGCGAAGATCGGCGCCGGCCTGCACGACCGCCGGGTGCACGTGCTCTGGTCGAACGAGGAGGAGTCCGGCGAGGACCACATGACCGCCGGCTACCTCGCCGAGACCGCCCGCCAGGCCGGGCTGGAGGTCACGCTCCAGCCGATCCAGCACATCGGCTGGGACGGCCGGCGCTTCGTCGACGCGGCCGACCAGCCGGTCACCACCTGCTTCAAGCTCTATCCCTGGGAGTGGATGCTCGCCGAGCCGTACGGGCCGCTGGCGCTGGAGCCGGGCACCCCGACGACCTGGATCGAGCCGGCGTGGAAGCTGCTGCTGTCCAACAAGGCGCTGCTCGCCGTGCTCTGGGAGCTGTACCCCGGCCACGAGCTGCTGCTGCCGGCGTACCTCGACTCGCCGCGCGGCATGCCGGAGTACGTGGCCAAGCCGCTGCTCGGCCGGGAGGGCGGCTCGGTGCGGATCGTCACGGGCGACACCGAGATCACCAATCCGGGGATCTACGGCGACGAGGGCTGGTGCTACCAGGAGTTCCGGGCGCTGCCGGAGTTCGCCGGCAACCGGATGGTGCTGGGCAGCTGGATCGTCGACGGCGAGTCGGCCGGGGTGGGGGTGCGGGAGAGCGCGAGCCTCATCACCGACGGCTACGCGCGGTTCCTGCCGCACTACATCGACGCGCCACGGGCCCCCTGA
- a CDS encoding proline dehydrogenase family protein produces the protein MLRTVILAASRSPQVERLVATAPFTRDLVRRFVAGAKTDDALRATRELVDDGLAVTLDNLGEDTVTPEQATATRDEYVGLLRRLAGAGLTPAAEVSVKLSALGQMFDEQLAYDNARAICAAAEEAGTTVTLDMEDHTTTDSTLDILAKLRKDHPSTGAVLQAYLRRTESDCRELATAGSRVRLCKGAYKEPESVAYQSAREVDKSYVRCMNILMSGDGYPMLATHDPRLIAIGEDRARWFDRGPERFEFQMLYGIRPEEQARLAGEGYTVRTYLPYGEDWYGYLMRRLAERPANLMFFGRAVLSKK, from the coding sequence ATGCTCCGTACCGTCATCCTCGCCGCCTCCCGGTCACCCCAGGTCGAGCGGCTCGTCGCGACGGCCCCCTTCACCCGGGACCTCGTCCGCCGGTTCGTCGCCGGCGCCAAGACCGACGACGCGTTGCGCGCGACCCGCGAACTCGTCGACGACGGTCTCGCGGTCACCCTCGACAACCTCGGCGAGGACACCGTCACCCCCGAGCAGGCCACCGCCACCCGCGACGAGTACGTCGGGCTGCTCCGGCGGCTCGCCGGGGCGGGGCTCACCCCCGCCGCCGAGGTGAGCGTCAAGCTGTCGGCGCTGGGCCAGATGTTCGACGAGCAGCTCGCCTACGACAACGCGCGGGCGATCTGCGCCGCCGCCGAGGAGGCGGGCACCACGGTCACCCTGGACATGGAGGACCACACCACCACCGACTCGACCCTGGACATCCTCGCCAAGCTGCGCAAGGACCACCCGTCGACGGGCGCGGTGCTCCAGGCGTACCTGCGGCGCACCGAGTCGGACTGCCGCGAGCTGGCGACGGCCGGTTCCCGGGTGCGGCTGTGCAAGGGCGCCTACAAGGAGCCGGAGTCGGTGGCCTACCAGTCCGCGCGCGAGGTGGACAAGTCCTACGTACGCTGCATGAACATCCTGATGTCCGGCGACGGCTACCCGATGCTGGCCACCCACGACCCTCGCCTGATCGCGATCGGCGAGGACCGGGCCCGCTGGTTCGACCGCGGCCCCGAGCGGTTCGAGTTCCAGATGCTGTACGGCATCCGACCGGAGGAGCAGGCCCGGCTGGCCGGCGAGGGCTACACGGTGCGGACCTACCTGCCCTACGGCGAGGACTGGTACGGCTACCTGATGCGCCGGCTCGCCGAGCGCCCGGCCAACCTCATGTTCTTCGGCCGGGCCGTGCTGTCGAAGAAGTGA